In a genomic window of Streptomyces koelreuteriae:
- a CDS encoding MFS transporter, giving the protein MDTSESTERERDPAPEAPRRRGWRRWAMDTRPLRRPAYRRLWGSTVVTAVGSQLTAVAVPKQIYDITGSSAWVGAASLAGLVPLIVFALWGGAIADTMDRRKLLLITNCGIAVTSLLFWLQAFAGLESVAALMVLLALQQAFWGLNAPARTASIARLVPEDELPAAGALGSTVMQTGQVAGPLLAGALIPVIGLPELYLIDALALCVTVWAVYRLPPLPPLAGTGKRRAGLREIAAGFRYISGHTVLLLSFLADIIAMVLGMPRALFPQLAAQTYAPYGEGLALGLLFAAIPIGAVLGGLFSGTFSRARRHGWMVIGAVVAWGAAIAGFGLSGSLWVGVVFLAVAGVADMVSMVFRGAILLSAATDEMRGRMQGVFTVVVAGGPRLADVLHGTAGSAFGPRTAVTGGGLLVVAVMLALAAAVPALRRYRV; this is encoded by the coding sequence GTGGACACGAGCGAGAGCACGGAGCGAGAGCGGGATCCGGCGCCGGAGGCACCCCGGCGCCGAGGCTGGCGCCGCTGGGCCATGGACACCCGCCCCCTGCGCCGCCCCGCCTACCGGCGGCTGTGGGGCTCGACCGTCGTCACGGCCGTCGGCAGCCAGCTCACCGCCGTCGCCGTGCCCAAGCAGATCTACGACATCACCGGCTCCTCGGCCTGGGTGGGCGCGGCGAGCCTGGCGGGCCTCGTGCCCCTGATCGTGTTCGCGCTGTGGGGCGGGGCGATCGCCGACACCATGGACCGGCGCAAGCTGCTGCTGATCACCAACTGCGGCATCGCCGTCACCTCGCTGCTCTTCTGGCTCCAGGCCTTCGCCGGTCTGGAGTCGGTGGCCGCGCTCATGGTGCTGCTCGCGCTGCAGCAGGCCTTCTGGGGCCTGAACGCCCCGGCCCGCACCGCCTCCATCGCCCGGCTGGTCCCCGAGGACGAACTGCCGGCGGCGGGCGCCCTGGGTTCTACCGTGATGCAGACCGGCCAGGTGGCGGGCCCGCTGCTCGCCGGCGCCCTCATCCCCGTGATCGGCCTGCCCGAGCTCTATCTGATCGACGCCCTGGCCCTGTGCGTCACGGTGTGGGCGGTGTACCGGCTGCCGCCGCTGCCGCCCCTGGCCGGTACGGGCAAGCGCCGCGCGGGGCTGCGGGAGATCGCCGCCGGATTCCGCTACATCTCCGGGCACACCGTGCTGCTGCTGTCGTTCCTCGCCGACATCATCGCCATGGTCCTCGGCATGCCGCGCGCCCTGTTCCCGCAGCTCGCCGCCCAGACCTACGCGCCCTACGGCGAAGGACTCGCGCTGGGCCTGCTGTTCGCGGCGATCCCCATAGGCGCCGTGCTCGGCGGACTGTTCTCCGGCACCTTCTCCCGGGCCCGCCGGCACGGCTGGATGGTCATCGGGGCGGTGGTCGCGTGGGGCGCGGCCATCGCGGGATTCGGACTGAGCGGCAGTCTGTGGGTCGGCGTGGTCTTCCTCGCCGTGGCCGGGGTGGCCGACATGGTCTCGATGGTCTTCCGGGGAGCGATCCTGCTGTCCGCCGCCACCGACGAGATGCGTGGGCGCATGCAGGGCGTCTTCACCGTCGTCGTGGCGGGCGGCCCGCGCCTCGCCGACGTACTGCACGGCACGGCGGGCTCCGCCTTCGGCCCCCGCACCGCCGTCACGGGCGGCGGCCTGCTGGTCGTCGCCGTGATGCTGGCGCTGGCCGCCGCGGTACCGGCACTGCGCCGCTACCGCGTCTGA
- a CDS encoding cyclic nucleotide-binding domain-containing protein, with protein MTKAIKLLTALPPSQRHRLMTLAREVSFAEDTRIFEAGGVADRFWVIRSGAVSLDQEVNSLQRVTVASLGAGDLLGWSWLFPPHTWDFGAVAFSPVRAYEFDAAAVLELCEEDSQLGLLLVRSVAEVLAHRLEMTRGKLMEQYTLHRRGVL; from the coding sequence ATGACCAAAGCGATCAAACTCCTGACCGCCCTGCCTCCGTCGCAGCGGCACCGTCTGATGACGCTCGCGCGGGAGGTGTCCTTCGCCGAGGACACCCGGATCTTCGAGGCGGGCGGCGTGGCCGATCGCTTCTGGGTCATCCGCTCCGGCGCGGTCTCCCTGGACCAGGAGGTCAACTCCCTGCAACGGGTGACCGTGGCCAGCCTCGGCGCCGGCGACCTGCTCGGCTGGTCCTGGCTGTTCCCGCCGCACACCTGGGACTTCGGCGCGGTGGCGTTCAGTCCCGTACGGGCCTACGAGTTCGACGCGGCGGCGGTGCTGGAGCTGTGCGAGGAGGATTCCCAACTGGGGCTGCTGCTGGTGCGGTCGGTCGCCGAGGTGCTCGCGCACCGGCTGGAGATGACCCGGGGCAAGCTGATGGAGCAGTACACACTGCACCGGCGAGGGGTGCTGTGA
- a CDS encoding ATP-binding protein yields the protein MCDEHMIESVFGPLGADRARPCKPAEARRAVERAVAERCRDTHTPCDADALSDALLVVSELTTNAILHGGGVTDFRVDVDGPGVRVSVSDRSDELPVTAPPVDPHGRLRHGGHGWPIVCRLSRDVRVADLPAGGKCITAVVPLA from the coding sequence ATGTGCGACGAGCACATGATCGAATCCGTATTCGGGCCGCTCGGCGCGGACCGGGCCCGGCCGTGCAAACCAGCCGAGGCGCGCCGGGCCGTGGAGCGAGCCGTGGCCGAGCGCTGCCGCGACACGCACACCCCGTGTGACGCCGACGCCCTGTCCGACGCGCTGCTGGTCGTCTCGGAACTGACGACCAACGCGATCCTGCACGGCGGCGGCGTCACCGACTTCCGGGTCGACGTGGACGGCCCCGGCGTGCGAGTCTCGGTGAGCGACCGCAGTGACGAACTGCCCGTGACCGCGCCGCCCGTCGACCCGCACGGACGGCTGCGGCACGGGGGCCACGGCTGGCCCATCGTGTGCCGGCTCTCCCGTGACGTCCGCGTCGCGGACCTGCCCGCCGGCGGTAAGTGCATCACCGCCGTCGTACCCCTCGCCTGA
- a CDS encoding SigB/SigF/SigG family RNA polymerase sigma factor has protein sequence MLIDTPTNRPVTTGTTTTTATRRRHDDAPDTAALFTRLAELEEGPEREAVRDELVALWLPMAHRIAGRFRDRGESLEDLKQVAALGLVKAVDRFDPSRGAFESYAVPTITGEVKRHFRDRMWALRVPRRVQELRNKVRVARRELTQNPGSPEPSVADLAAHTGLTEEEVGAGIEALESFSTLSLDAELSADDDGYSLADTLGSTDASYDVVVDRESAKEGLRRLPERERAILYMRFFEDMTQSRIADHLGISQMHVSRLISRSCARVRDEAMGQRTGARDSGGTSTTA, from the coding sequence ATGCTCATCGACACGCCCACCAACCGCCCCGTCACGACCGGAACGACGACGACCACCGCCACCCGGCGGCGGCACGACGACGCCCCTGACACCGCGGCCCTCTTCACCCGGCTGGCGGAGCTGGAGGAGGGCCCCGAGCGGGAGGCGGTCCGCGACGAGCTCGTCGCGCTCTGGCTGCCCATGGCCCATCGCATCGCCGGCCGCTTCCGCGACCGCGGCGAGTCGCTGGAGGACCTGAAGCAGGTCGCGGCGCTCGGGCTGGTCAAGGCCGTCGACCGGTTCGACCCGAGCCGGGGAGCCTTCGAGAGCTACGCCGTCCCCACCATCACCGGCGAGGTCAAGCGGCACTTCCGGGACCGGATGTGGGCCCTGCGGGTCCCCCGCCGGGTGCAGGAACTGCGCAACAAGGTGCGGGTGGCCCGCCGTGAACTGACCCAGAACCCGGGCAGCCCCGAGCCCTCCGTGGCGGACCTCGCCGCCCACACCGGCCTGACCGAGGAAGAGGTCGGCGCCGGGATCGAGGCCCTGGAGAGCTTCAGCACCCTGTCGCTGGACGCCGAGCTCTCCGCCGACGACGACGGCTACAGCCTCGCGGACACCCTCGGCTCCACGGACGCCTCCTACGATGTCGTGGTCGACCGCGAGTCCGCCAAGGAAGGACTGCGCCGCCTGCCCGAACGCGAACGGGCCATTCTCTACATGCGCTTCTTCGAGGACATGACGCAGAGCCGCATCGCCGACCACCTCGGCATCTCCCAGATGCACGTCTCCCGTCTCATCAGCCGCAGCTGCGCCCGTGTGCGCGACGAGGCCATGGGGCAGCGGACGGGCGCCCGGGACAGCGGCGGCACCTCCACCACGGCCTGA
- a CDS encoding DUF1206 domain-containing protein: MNTSALAQTGRFRARRAAKGSVTEGAARAGFAARGVIYLLVGALALQIAFGDTKEQADRGGALAAISQKPFGAVLLWALGIGLVGMALWRLSEVVFGSVGKDGRSARKRLMAAVRCVFYAFVAYSVLSFAASRHQSGGGSSDQQSRDATARALELPGGQWLVGAAGLAIVAAGGWIGVRAVLRKYHDKLRLGQMGPRTRRLVDVTGVAGGAARGLVFAVAGVFAVRAAIDYEPDKAKGLDDTLRAFADTPLGPWLLVGVAAGLVLFGVFSFAMARWRRV; this comes from the coding sequence ATGAACACGAGTGCGCTGGCACAGACCGGACGGTTCCGAGCTCGACGGGCGGCAAAGGGTTCGGTGACCGAGGGGGCGGCACGGGCGGGATTCGCGGCCCGGGGCGTGATCTATCTGCTGGTCGGCGCGCTGGCGCTGCAGATCGCCTTCGGCGACACCAAGGAGCAGGCCGACCGCGGGGGAGCCCTGGCGGCCATCTCGCAGAAGCCGTTCGGAGCGGTGCTGCTCTGGGCCCTGGGCATCGGGCTCGTCGGCATGGCCCTGTGGCGGCTGTCCGAGGTGGTCTTCGGCTCCGTCGGAAAGGACGGCCGCAGCGCCCGCAAGCGGCTGATGGCAGCGGTCCGCTGCGTGTTCTACGCCTTCGTCGCCTACTCCGTGCTGTCCTTCGCGGCCAGCCGTCACCAGAGCGGCGGCGGCTCCAGCGACCAGCAGTCCCGGGACGCCACCGCCCGGGCCCTGGAGCTACCCGGCGGGCAGTGGCTGGTCGGCGCGGCCGGGCTCGCGATCGTCGCCGCGGGCGGATGGATCGGCGTACGCGCGGTCCTGCGCAAGTACCACGACAAGCTCCGGCTCGGGCAGATGGGCCCGCGCACCCGGCGGCTGGTGGACGTCACCGGCGTGGCCGGCGGCGCCGCCCGGGGGCTGGTCTTCGCCGTGGCCGGTGTCTTCGCCGTGCGCGCCGCGATCGACTACGAGCCCGACAAGGCCAAGGGCCTGGACGACACCCTGCGGGCCTTCGCCGACACCCCGCTCGGCCCCTGGCTGCTGGTCGGCGTCGCGGCCGGGCTCGTGTTGTTCGGGGTGTTCTCCTTCGCCATGGCCCGCTGGCGACGCGTCTGA
- a CDS encoding FUSC family protein, whose protein sequence is MRAAGRSVWTGLRDRIAASDPGLLRLTAGLRTVGAITLTLAVLSLFGADVHQLVAGAMAAMVATFAIREKQLGPQAVTLALGLPVALASVSLSAMLSARVYVGDIFFVVLIFCAVYGRRFGDRGTALGLIGFQVYFLSLFVGVTVSSLPALCGVIAVAFCCSAVLRFAVVPATPTGVLMRLRLAFRARLAQLVSAQLDLLDADGDEMDKALNAVREGTARLHETAMMIQAQLDEGTPDESVARLVQRRVADAEIAAERLGLLLLTARSAERADTLTLHLPGAPAPSLGGAPAVPDEATATLRRDLEALRTLVLRAGSGDTGTALAHLRNRLLGYRDEDNLPAAPAAVQDVFRGIGEAARAVMGLRIALDGPQDESDDTPATARSREELDAEDAAIDGGGEEPSVEEETGLRRPTTRAAVQVAVGSTLAIVGGELLSTQRWYWAVLTCWIVFLNTASTGEILVKGYRRLLGTVFGVVAGIVLAGVVGQHTWTAFALVLVLIFAMFYSAPLSYTLMSFFVTAMLGLLYTLLHTYSLDVLVLRVEETALGAVCGVVAAALVLPVRTDRRTNELLGTVLERLADVTEAAVGQLSGGPADELLDKARDLDQALADLRAATQPLTHPVTPLRARRHTARYVVALLETCAYHARTLAATAELLPTHPSIAADPRLRGAAARTVRNIGTIAARVEDEHTGARVETGPSIASLLGSDAGTPRYGRITDRVLRHLERLDEAVVGLARPLGVPVGEPRG, encoded by the coding sequence GTGAGGGCAGCGGGACGGTCGGTGTGGACAGGTCTGCGGGACCGGATCGCGGCGTCCGACCCCGGACTGCTGCGTCTGACGGCAGGGTTGCGCACGGTCGGCGCCATCACGCTCACCCTGGCCGTGCTCAGCCTGTTCGGGGCCGATGTGCACCAGCTGGTGGCGGGGGCCATGGCGGCGATGGTCGCCACCTTCGCCATCCGGGAGAAGCAGCTCGGCCCCCAGGCCGTGACCCTGGCGCTGGGCCTGCCGGTGGCGCTGGCCTCCGTCTCCCTGAGCGCGATGCTCAGCGCGCGGGTCTACGTCGGTGACATCTTCTTCGTCGTCCTGATCTTCTGCGCGGTCTACGGCCGCCGCTTCGGCGACCGCGGCACCGCGCTCGGACTCATCGGCTTCCAGGTCTACTTCCTGTCCCTCTTCGTCGGCGTCACCGTCTCCTCGCTGCCCGCGCTGTGCGGCGTCATCGCGGTGGCTTTCTGCTGCAGTGCCGTACTGCGCTTCGCGGTGGTGCCGGCGACGCCCACGGGCGTCCTGATGCGGCTGCGGCTGGCCTTCCGCGCCCGGCTGGCCCAGCTGGTGTCCGCGCAGCTCGACCTCCTCGACGCCGACGGGGACGAGATGGACAAGGCACTGAACGCCGTGCGCGAGGGCACCGCGCGGCTGCACGAGACCGCCATGATGATCCAGGCCCAACTGGACGAGGGCACCCCGGACGAGTCCGTGGCGCGCCTCGTGCAGCGCCGGGTCGCGGACGCGGAGATCGCCGCCGAGCGGCTCGGTCTGCTGCTGCTGACCGCCCGCAGCGCCGAGCGGGCCGACACGCTCACCCTGCACCTGCCGGGCGCGCCCGCGCCGTCGCTGGGCGGCGCCCCGGCGGTGCCGGACGAGGCCACCGCCACGCTCCGCCGGGATCTCGAGGCGCTGCGCACCCTCGTGCTGCGGGCCGGGAGCGGCGACACGGGCACCGCGCTGGCCCACCTGCGCAACCGGCTGCTCGGCTACCGGGACGAGGACAACCTTCCGGCCGCGCCCGCCGCCGTCCAGGACGTCTTCCGGGGCATCGGCGAGGCGGCCCGCGCGGTGATGGGTCTGCGGATCGCGCTGGACGGCCCGCAGGACGAGTCGGACGACACCCCCGCCACGGCCCGCTCCCGCGAGGAGCTGGACGCCGAGGACGCCGCGATCGACGGCGGCGGCGAGGAGCCGTCCGTGGAGGAGGAGACAGGGCTGCGGCGGCCCACCACGCGTGCCGCCGTGCAGGTCGCCGTCGGTTCGACGCTGGCCATCGTGGGCGGCGAGCTGCTGTCCACTCAGCGCTGGTACTGGGCGGTGCTGACCTGCTGGATCGTTTTCCTGAACACCGCCTCGACGGGCGAGATCCTCGTCAAGGGCTACCGGCGGCTGCTCGGCACGGTGTTCGGCGTGGTGGCCGGAATCGTGCTGGCGGGCGTGGTCGGGCAGCACACCTGGACGGCGTTCGCGCTGGTGCTGGTGCTGATCTTCGCGATGTTCTACTCGGCGCCCTTGTCGTACACGCTGATGTCGTTCTTCGTCACGGCGATGCTGGGGCTGCTGTACACGCTGCTGCACACCTACAGCCTCGACGTGCTGGTGCTGCGGGTGGAGGAGACCGCTCTCGGCGCGGTCTGCGGCGTGGTGGCGGCGGCGCTGGTCCTGCCGGTGCGGACCGACCGCCGTACGAACGAGTTGCTCGGCACCGTGCTCGAGCGGCTGGCCGACGTCACCGAGGCGGCGGTCGGGCAGCTCAGCGGCGGGCCCGCGGACGAGTTGCTGGACAAGGCGCGTGACCTGGACCAGGCGCTGGCCGACCTGCGGGCCGCCACGCAGCCGCTGACCCATCCGGTCACGCCGCTGCGGGCCCGGCGCCACACGGCCCGGTACGTGGTGGCGCTGCTGGAGACGTGCGCGTACCACGCGCGGACGCTGGCGGCGACCGCCGAGCTGCTGCCCACGCATCCCTCGATCGCGGCGGACCCACGGCTGCGCGGGGCCGCGGCGCGGACCGTGCGCAACATCGGGACCATCGCGGCCCGGGTCGAGGACGAGCACACCGGTGCCCGGGTGGAGACCGGCCCGAGCATCGCCTCGCTGCTGGGGTCCGACGCCGGCACCCCGCGCTACGGCCGGATCACCGACCGCGTGCTGCGGCACCTGGAGCGACTGGACGAGGCCGTGGTGGGCCTGGCCAGGCCGCTGGGCGTGCCGGTGGGGGAACCCCGGGGCTGA
- a CDS encoding NAD(P)/FAD-dependent oxidoreductase, with product MNTVTRPRILVVGAGFAGVECVRRLERKLSPDEADVTLVTPFAYQLYLPLLPQVASGVLTPQSIAVSLRRSKKYRTRIIPGGAVGVDLKAKVCVIRTITDQIVNEPYDYIVLAPGSITRTFDIPGLTDHAFGMKTLAEAAYIRDHVISQLDLADASQDPDERASRLQFVVVGGGYAGTETAACLQRLTHAAVKRYPRLDPGLIKWHLIDIAPKLMPELGEKLGSSAQEILRRRGIEISLGVSIAKAGPEEVTFTDGRVIPTRTLIWTAGVVASPLIATLGAETVKGRLAVAPEMNLPGNDGVFALGDSAAVPDLAKGDDGAMCPPTAQHALRQGKHVADNVIAALRGQAMQRYVHKDLGLVVDLGGTDAVSKPLGIELRGLPAQAVARGYHWSALRTNVAKTRVMTNWLLNAVAGDDFVRTGFQTRKAARLKDFEYTDAYLTPEQVREHIEGTGRRD from the coding sequence ATGAACACCGTGACACGACCCAGGATCCTGGTGGTTGGCGCAGGCTTCGCCGGCGTGGAGTGCGTCCGCCGTCTGGAACGGAAACTCTCCCCGGACGAGGCGGACGTCACGCTGGTGACGCCGTTCGCCTACCAGCTCTACCTGCCGTTGCTCCCCCAGGTCGCCTCCGGCGTGCTGACGCCGCAGTCGATCGCCGTCTCCCTGCGCCGCAGCAAGAAGTACCGCACGCGGATCATTCCGGGCGGGGCCGTCGGCGTCGACCTGAAGGCCAAGGTCTGCGTCATCCGCACCATCACCGACCAGATCGTCAACGAGCCGTACGACTACATCGTGCTGGCCCCCGGCAGCATCACCCGCACCTTCGACATCCCCGGTCTGACGGACCACGCGTTCGGGATGAAGACGCTCGCCGAGGCGGCGTACATCCGGGACCACGTCATCTCGCAGCTCGATCTGGCCGACGCGAGCCAGGACCCGGACGAGCGGGCCTCGCGGCTGCAGTTCGTGGTGGTCGGCGGCGGCTACGCGGGCACCGAGACCGCGGCGTGCCTGCAGCGTCTGACGCACGCGGCCGTGAAGCGCTACCCGCGGCTGGACCCGGGGCTGATCAAGTGGCATCTGATCGACATCGCGCCGAAGCTGATGCCGGAGCTCGGCGAGAAGCTCGGCAGCAGCGCGCAGGAGATCCTGCGGCGGCGGGGCATCGAGATCTCCCTGGGCGTCTCCATCGCGAAGGCGGGCCCCGAGGAGGTCACCTTCACCGACGGGCGGGTGATCCCGACCCGCACACTGATCTGGACCGCCGGGGTCGTCGCCAGCCCGCTCATCGCCACGCTAGGCGCCGAGACGGTCAAGGGGCGGCTCGCCGTCGCCCCCGAGATGAACCTGCCGGGCAACGACGGGGTGTTCGCGCTCGGCGACTCGGCCGCGGTGCCCGACCTGGCCAAGGGCGACGACGGCGCCATGTGCCCGCCCACCGCGCAGCACGCCCTGCGGCAGGGCAAGCATGTCGCCGACAACGTCATCGCGGCGCTGCGGGGGCAGGCGATGCAGCGCTACGTCCACAAGGACCTCGGGCTCGTCGTCGACCTCGGCGGCACCGACGCGGTCTCCAAGCCGCTGGGCATCGAACTGCGCGGTCTGCCCGCCCAGGCCGTCGCCCGCGGCTACCACTGGTCGGCGCTGCGCACCAACGTGGCCAAGACGCGGGTGATGACGAACTGGCTGCTCAACGCGGTCGCCGGCGACGACTTCGTACGGACCGGCTTCCAGACCCGCAAGGCCGCCCGGCTGAAGGATTTCGAGTACACGGACGCCTATCTGACGCCGGAACAGGTACGGGAGCACATCGAGGGGACCGGTCGACGGGACTAG